One Pyxicephalus adspersus chromosome 3, UCB_Pads_2.0, whole genome shotgun sequence genomic window carries:
- the OTUD4 gene encoding LOW QUALITY PROTEIN: OTU domain-containing protein 4 (The sequence of the model RefSeq protein was modified relative to this genomic sequence to represent the inferred CDS: deleted 2 bases in 1 codon) has protein sequence MDGQRVKGVKPPASGASKEEAAMDAYLKSKGLYRKRIAKDGSCLFRAVAEQVLHSQARHLEIRKSCIKYLRENRALFEASRGSGRRELVFSSVFFIICYPTQSKEFVIYQEPDIAPARVTDNGFTEEVMLCFSNGNHYDVVYPYGFAENAALCQSILYELLYEKVFGVSVTKHLMKKEAFDWKAEKEIFDSDASGSDAENDAAGCKNVNFASVNGFKSHKDGKPPQVKSHSLVPASALRSLNPAVFRNVEYEVWMKSQRDQQRLDFSIAAGMQYSVGDKCKVQLASGGAFYNARIQEVVSENGPVVVFVEELSEEKVIPLKASKLVQSARVDDQKTIEENKKPPATSDEADVTVLPTPAVQQTPTTTVPSQSPIVTTWSGIPTQVTTFSGATPDSAVLQPQVTSFSQLPVSMPAVSQHLLPMPPYQDPLYPGFPVNEKGERITSPPPYSYCKNGSDLPNDKSILHFFYNLGIKAYTCPMWAPHLYLHPLHQAYVNMYRTYPNAPVYPQNSWMQEATVNQTQADPSVFVNQNEARYDTQGFQPVTLCPSAPPTSSVPAPVIGQMPSQTNELEQKHQFQPRVNDFECSQASKTIFPQPHIGQASYMGHPHIYSQVWYGYPYQNYADNTMVQHNVFIPPQDRNVPPNTFDVEFAGNSLVEGAIYQPHVLVNETRPDGPSFVNTVAAEETGLKPFLVKQGPQIIFDRPEMVGLKSLTETVPEKQVPLSAVTEIPEEIKSNNNNFGQISMSVTVNQLEDRLLRAKEESSEDEKEVSIILSGGRSRNFYNQSYGSRKFRNEKCNHASRGGYQYYRNEEAWRRSRGREDDYPNCRGYRGRPIRRRPMGDLYRQHYE, from the exons GTTTTGCACTCCCAGGCACGGCACTTGGAAATCAGGAAATCCTGTATAAAGTATCTGCGTGAGAACAGGGCCCTTTTTGAAGCT AGCCGCGGTTCTGGGCGCCGCGAGCTTGTCTTCTCTTCCGTGTTCTTCATCATATGTTACCCAACCCAGTC aaaagaaTTTGTAATTTATCAAGAGCCAGATATTGCTCCTGCTCGTGTCACCGATAATGGCTTCACTGAGGAG gtaatGCTTTGCTTCTCCAATGGAAATCATTATGACGTTGTTTACCCTTATGGATTTGCTGAAAATGCCGCCTTGTGCCAAT CTATACTTTATgaattgctttatgaaaaagtgTTTGGGGTCAGCgtaacaaaacatttaatgaaaaaagaagCATTTGACTGGAAAGCTGAAAAAGAGATCTTTGATAGTGACGCTTCAGGATCTGATGCAGAAAATGATGCAGCTGG CTGCAAGAATGTAAATTTTGCTTCTGTGAATGGCTTTAAATCCCACAAGGATGGAAAG CCTCCACAGGTAAAAAGTCACTCACTGGTGCCAGCGTCTGCTCTTCGTTCACTTAATCCAGCAGTTTTTAGAAATGTGGAGTATGAGGTCTGGATGAAGTCACAAAGAG ATCAGCAACGACTGGATTTCTCCATTGCTGCTGGTATGCAGTATTCTGTGGGAGACAAATGCAAA GTCCAGTTGGCAAGTGGAGGAGCTTTTTATAATGCTCGCATCCAAGAAGTTGTTTCTGAGAATGGACCCGTCGTGGTGTTTGTGGAAGAGCTTAGTGAAGA AAAAGTGATTCCTCTGAAA GCTTCCAAACTGGTTCAGTCTGCAAGAGTTGATGATCAGAAAACAATTGAG gaaaacaaaaagccacctgCTACCTCTGATGAAGCTGATGTCACTGTTCTTCCTACTCCTGCTGTTCAGCAGACGCCCACCACCACAGTGCCTTCTCAATCCCCAATTGTGACCACTTGGTCAG gtATTCCAACGCAGGTAACAACTTTTTCTGGAGCCACACCTGACTCTGCTGTGTTACAACCTCAGGTGACATCATTTTCACAACTTCCAGTTTCAATGCCAGCAGTTAGCCAGCACTTACTGCCAATGCCTCCTTACCAAGATCCTCTATATCCTGGATTCCCAGTGAATGAAAAAGGAGAGAGGATCACTTCTCCACCTCCCTATTCCTACTGTAAGAATGGAAGTGATCTTCCTAACG ataaaagcaTCCTTCATTTCTTCTATAACCTGGGGATTAAG GCTTACACGTGTCCAATGTGGGCCCCACATCTATATTTGCATCCTCTCCACCAAGCCTATGTCAATATGTACAGGACATATCCAAATGCACCTGTCTACCCTCAAAACAGTTGGATGCAGGAAGCTACTGTAAACCAAACTCAAGCAGACCCTTCAGTGTTTGTAAACCAGAATGAAGCAAGGTATGATACCCAAGGTTTTCAGCCGGTTACTTTGTGCCCTTCAGCACCTCCTACTTCATCTGTCCCAGCTCCTGTAATAGGACAAATGCCATCTCAAACTAATGAATTGGAGCAGAAGCATCAATTCCAGCCCAGGGTAAACGACTTTGAATGTTCACAGGCAAGTAAGACAATTTTCCCACAACCCCACATTGGACAAGCCTCTTATATGGGGCACCCTCATATATATTCTCAAGTGTGGTATGGATATCCATACCAAAACTATGCAGACAATACCATGGTGCAGCATAATGTTTTTATTCCTCCCCAAGACAGAAATGTGCCTCCCAACACTTTTGATGTTGAGTTTGCTGGAAACAGCTTGGTTGAAGGGGCTATTTATCAGCCCCATGTGTTAGTGAATGAAACCAGACCCGATGGGCCTTCATTTGTTAATACTGTTGCTGCAGAAGAAACTGGATTAAAACCCTTTCTGGTCAAACAAGGACCACAAATAATTTTTGATAGGCCTGAGATGGTTGGTCTGAAGAGCCTTACAGAAACTGTGCCTGAGAAGCAGGTGCCTCTGTCAGCTGTAACTGAGATCCCTGAAGAAATCAAGTCGAATAATAACAATTTTGGCCAGATATCAATGTCTGTAACTGTAAACCAACTTGAAGACAGATTGCTGAGAGCAAAAGAGGAGAGCTCTGAGGATGAGAAAGAAGTATCCATTATATTAAGTGGTGGCAGATCAAGGAACTTCTACAACCAGTCATATGGCAGCAGGAAGTTCAGGaatgaaaaatgtaatcatgCCAGCAGAGGTGGCTACCAGTATTATAGAAATGAGGAGGCTTGGAGGCGATCAAGAGGTAGGGAAGATGACTACCCAAACTGCAGAGGTTATAGAGGAAGGCCAATTCGAAGGCGGCCAATGGGGGATCTGTATAGGCAACACTATGAATAG